From Vidua macroura isolate BioBank_ID:100142 chromosome 5, ASM2450914v1, whole genome shotgun sequence, the proteins below share one genomic window:
- the FRMD4A gene encoding FERM domain-containing protein 4A isoform X4, with amino-acid sequence MAISQHQFYLDRKQSKSKIHAARSLSEIAIDLTETGTLKTSKLANMGSKGKIISGSSGSLLSSGSQESDSSQSAKKDMLAALKSRQEALEETLRQRLEELKKLCLREAELTGKLPREYPLDPGEEPPIVRRRIGTAFKLDEQKILPKGEEAELERLEREFAIQSQITEAARRLASDPNVSKKLKKQRKTSYLNALKKLQEIENAINEYRIKSGKKPTQRASLIIDEGNIASEDSSLSDALVLEDEDSQVTSTISPLQSPHKGLPPRPPLHNRPPPPQSLEGLRQMHFHRNDYDKSPIKPKMWSESSLDEPYEKVKKRSSHSHSSSHKRFPSTGSCAEAGGSSSLQNSPIRSLPHWNSQSSMPSTPDLRVRSPHYVHSTRSVDISPTRLHSLAQHFRHRSSSLESQGKLLGSENETGSPDFYTPRTRSSNGSDPMDDCSSCTSHSSSEHYYPAQMNPNYSTLAEDSPSKARERQRQRHKSAGNLVSSNSGSMPNLAARNGTGHHRVYLHSQSQPSSQYRIKEYPLYIEGSSTPVVVRSLENDQEGHYSVKAQFKTSNSYTAGGMFKENWHGDEVDSVRLTPSRSQIIRTPSLGREGHEKGSGRTAVSDELRLWYQRSTASHKEHSRLSHTSSTSSDSSSQYSTSSQSTFVAHSRVTRMPQMCKATSAALPHSQRSSTPSSELAATPPGSPHHILTWQTGNYNDSCFLDSPLYPELADVQWYGQEKAKPGTLV; translated from the exons GTTCCCAAGAGTCAGACAGTTCTCAGTCTGCCAAGAAAGACATGCTGGCTGCACTGAAGTCCAGGCAAGAAGCTTTGGAAGAGACACTGCGCCAACGCTTGGAAGAGCTAAAGAAACTGTGCCTGCGGGAAGCG GAGCTCACAGGAAAGCTGCCACGAGAATACCCCCTGGATCCTGGGGAGGAGCCGCCTATTGTAAGGAGAAGAATAGGAACTGCCTTTAAACTGGATGAGCAGAAAATCCTGCCTAAGGGAGAG gaggcagagctggagcgCCTGGAGAGGGAATTTGCCATTCAGTCCCAGATCACGGAGGCTGCGCGGCGCCTGGCCAGCGACCCGAATGTCAGCAAAAAGCTGAAGAAGCAGAGGAAGACATCCTACCTGAATGCCCTGAAGAAACTGCAGGAGATCGAGAATGCCATCAATGAGTATCGCATCAAATCTGGGAAGAAGCCAACCCAGAGAGCCTCCCTGATCATAGATG aaGGAAACATTGCCAGTGAAGACAGCTCCCTCTCAGATGCCCTTGTTCTTGAGGATG AGGACTCTCAGGTCACCAGCACAATCTCCCCTCTGCAGTCCCCACACAAAGGCctcccgccgcggccgccgctgcACAaccggccgcccccgccgcagTCGCTGGAAGGCCTCCGCCAGATGCATTTCCACCGCAACGACTACGACAAGTCCCCCATCAAACCCAAGATGTGGAGCGAGTCATCCCTGGATGAGCCCTATGAGAAGGTCAAGAAGCGCTCCTCGCACAGCCATTCCAG CAGTCACAAGCGGTTCCCCAGCACCGGGAGCTGTGCCGAGGCGGGAGGCAGCAGCTCACTGCAGAACAGCCCCATCCGGAGCCTTCCCCACTGGAATTCCCAGTCCAGCATGCCGTCGACGCCGGATCTACGGGTACGCAGTCCGCACTACGTCCACTCCACGCG GTCAGTAGATATCAGCCCAACCAGACTGCACAGCTTAGCTCAGCACTTTAGACACCGGAGCTCCAGTTTGGAGTCACAAGGAAAGCTCCTCGGCTCAGAAAATGAGACAGGGAGCCCTGATTTCTACACCCCAAGGACTCGTAGCAGTAATGGCTCTGACCCCATGGACGACTGCTCTTCCTGCACCAGCCATTCCAGCTCGGAGCACTACTACCCTGCTCAGATGAATCCCAACTACTCCACCCTGGCAGAGGATTCCCCGTCAAAAGCCAGAGAACGGCAGAGGCAAAGGCACAAATCAGCAGGCAACCTGGTCTCTTCTAATTCAGGGAGTATGCCCAACCTGGCTGCGAGGAATGGGACGGGACACCACCGTGTCTAcctgcacagccagagccaaCCCTCCTCCCAGTACAGGATCAAAGAATATCCCCTGTACATCGAGGGCAGCTCCACACCCGTGGTGGTGCGGAGCCTGGAGAACGACCAGGAGGGACACTACAGCGTGAAAGCACAATTCAAAACCTCCAACTCCTACACAGCGGGGGGAATGTTTAAGGAGAACTGGCACGGGGATGAAGTGGACTCGGTCAGGCTCACCCCATCCCGCTCCCAGATCATAAGGACTCCAtctctgggcagggagggcCATGAGAAGGGCTCGGGTAGGACTGCGGTGTCGGACGAGCTGCGGCTCTGGTACCAGCGGTCCACGGCCTCCCACAAGGAGCACAGCCGCCTCTCGCACACGAGCTCCACCTCCTcggacagcagctcccagtaCAGCACATCTTCTCAAAGCACCTTTGTGGCACACAGCCGGGTCACGAGAATGCCTCAGATGTGTAAAGCAACATCAG ctgccttACCTCACAGCCAGAGGAGTTCCACGCCATCGAGCGAGCTCGCAGCCACGCCGCCAGGCAGCCCCCACCACATTCTCACGTGGCAGACTGG gAACTACAATGATAGCTGTTTCCTGGACTCTCCCCTCTATCCAGAATTAGCAGATGTCCAGTGGTATGGGCAGGAAAAAGCCAAGCCTGGAACTCTAGTGTGA